One region of Arcobacter sp. CECT 8983 genomic DNA includes:
- the flhF gene encoding flagellar biosynthesis protein FlhF has translation MNMLSFLGETPTAALKNAQAECGEEAIVISTKKISSAKDGNKDMYEVIVALEDDDNKEIKHTKKISTSVSSVADDRKDKRFEAKVYDFKEEILKMQDAIMQVQKSLWNPKSQLYDLTIPLEFVDMYNLFEQNEFDQEMTYTIMKKTIKQLPVALKNNPKKVNDFFKLVLRRIIPIKQEIPLRKHQRKIVMMVGPTGVGKTTTIAKLAARYAYKLGQNYKVGIVTLDSFRVGAIEQLQAYTNIMRLPLEVAKKPEDLVEALLRLKDCNYIFIDTAGSSQYDVDKIEMINEYQEKVHELPIEKVLVLPANVKHSDLVDIYTNYSRLNIDYLTFTKLDETRSFGNLISFAHKTKKSITYFSIGQNVPDDLIVSDSSYLIDCFMNNACSRR, from the coding sequence ATGAATATGCTTTCATTTTTAGGTGAGACTCCTACTGCTGCACTTAAAAACGCCCAAGCTGAATGTGGTGAAGAGGCAATTGTAATTTCTACTAAAAAAATATCTAGTGCAAAAGATGGAAATAAAGATATGTATGAAGTTATTGTTGCATTAGAAGACGATGATAATAAAGAGATAAAACATACAAAAAAAATCTCAACATCAGTTTCTTCTGTAGCCGATGACAGAAAAGATAAAAGATTTGAAGCAAAGGTTTATGATTTTAAAGAAGAGATTCTTAAGATGCAAGATGCAATTATGCAAGTACAAAAATCTCTTTGGAATCCTAAAAGTCAGCTATATGATTTAACTATACCTTTAGAATTTGTAGATATGTATAATCTTTTTGAGCAAAATGAGTTTGATCAAGAGATGACATATACAATTATGAAAAAGACTATTAAGCAGCTACCTGTTGCTTTAAAAAATAACCCTAAAAAAGTAAATGACTTTTTCAAATTAGTTCTTAGAAGAATAATTCCAATAAAACAAGAAATACCATTAAGAAAACACCAAAGAAAAATAGTAATGATGGTTGGACCAACGGGAGTTGGTAAGACAACTACAATTGCAAAGTTAGCTGCAAGATATGCTTATAAACTAGGACAAAATTACAAAGTTGGAATTGTTACTTTAGACTCATTTAGAGTAGGAGCTATAGAGCAACTTCAAGCATATACAAATATTATGAGACTTCCTTTAGAAGTAGCTAAAAAACCTGAAGATCTAGTTGAGGCATTACTTAGATTAAAAGATTGTAATTACATTTTTATAGATACCGCTGGTTCTAGTCAATATGATGTTGATAAGATTGAAATGATAAATGAATATCAAGAAAAAGTTCATGAATTACCTATAGAAAAAGTATTGGTGCTTCCTGCAAATGTAAAACATAGTGATTTAGTAGATATTTATACTAATTATTCAAGACTTAATATTGATTATTTAACTTTTACAAAGTTAGATGAAACTAGAAGTTTTGGAAATCTTATCTCTTTTGCACATAAAACAAAAAAATCAATTACTTATTTTTCAATTGGGCAAAATGTTCCTGATGATTTAATTGTTTCTGATTCCTCTTACTTAATTGATTGTTTTATGAATAATGCTTGCTCAAGGAGATAG
- a CDS encoding AAA family ATPase, translated as MFNSISAQASKLVNLTKSTSAVSKTKLLTITSGKGGVGKSTLTANMAYLLARRGFKVAVIDADIGLANMQVLFDIKPRYSLFDYIEGRNTIEEVISKTSYENISLIAGKSGYQYSSLKASFILTRIVTDVKSLNSFDYIIIDTGAGLNEYVQEFLSISDNILALTTTDPSALTDVYALIKMLAKDKEKLLICFNHTKNYNIGETISKSLVNLAKKNRLNSNFMVKYIGNVSTSTNISTTSRLRKLFVQEFTNDEITLQLQKIIDILLKEIK; from the coding sequence TTGTTTAATTCTATCTCAGCACAAGCTAGTAAGCTTGTAAATTTAACTAAAAGTACTTCTGCTGTATCCAAAACAAAACTACTTACAATCACATCAGGAAAAGGTGGTGTTGGAAAATCAACACTTACTGCAAACATGGCATATTTATTGGCTAGAAGAGGCTTTAAAGTAGCTGTAATTGATGCAGACATTGGACTAGCAAATATGCAAGTTCTTTTTGATATAAAGCCACGATATTCATTATTTGATTATATTGAAGGAAGAAATACAATAGAAGAAGTGATATCAAAAACTTCATATGAAAATATCTCTTTAATTGCAGGGAAAAGTGGATATCAGTATTCTAGTTTAAAAGCTTCATTTATCTTAACAAGAATAGTAACAGATGTAAAATCTTTAAACAGTTTTGATTATATAATTATTGATACAGGCGCTGGATTAAATGAATATGTACAAGAGTTTTTATCTATTTCTGATAATATCTTAGCTTTAACAACAACAGATCCTTCTGCTTTAACAGATGTTTATGCATTGATAAAAATGCTAGCAAAAGATAAAGAAAAACTATTGATATGTTTTAATCATACTAAAAATTATAATATTGGTGAGACAATTTCTAAATCTTTAGTAAATTTAGCTAAAAAAAATAGGTTAAATTCAAATTTTATGGTAAAATATATAGGTAATGTGTCGACATCTACAAATATTTCAACAACATCAAGATTAAGAAAGTTATTTGTTCAAGAGTTTACAAATGATGAAATAACTTTGCAATTACAAAAAATAATCGACATTTTACTAAAAGAGATTAAGTAA
- the fliE gene encoding flagellar hook-basal body complex protein FliE, whose translation MNINSITDSIGSITSKQTNQVNQSQQSDLSFKDMLKDAVNDVNDTQVQGYNAMEGIATGKVKNLQEAVQKIEEAELSLKLGLEVKNKAISAYREIMKMPV comes from the coding sequence ATGAATATTAATTCTATTACTGATTCAATTGGATCAATTACTTCGAAACAAACTAATCAAGTAAATCAAAGTCAACAATCAGATTTAAGTTTTAAAGATATGCTTAAAGATGCAGTTAATGATGTAAATGATACACAAGTACAAGGTTATAATGCAATGGAAGGTATAGCAACAGGTAAAGTTAAAAACCTTCAAGAAGCTGTACAAAAAATTGAAGAAGCAGAGCTTTCTCTAAAACTAGGGCTTGAAGTGAAGAATAAAGCAATTAGTGCTTATAGAGAAATTATGAAGATGCCAGTTTAA
- the flgC gene encoding flagellar basal body rod protein FlgC, which translates to MGFFDGYDIAVSGMSAQRTRVNVTSANIANAKTTHTEDGGPYKRQSVAFHEVLLKQNEKATNDINSDFNKKDGDKDQLSLRGVGVKSIVEDDSDPVMRYEPSHPDANDEGYVAYPNINPVIEMINLLEARRSYEANVTAFTTHKNIDVRTLDILKA; encoded by the coding sequence ATGGGTTTTTTTGATGGATATGATATTGCTGTTTCTGGTATGAGTGCACAACGAACAAGAGTTAATGTTACAAGTGCAAATATTGCAAATGCTAAAACTACGCATACTGAAGATGGTGGACCTTACAAGAGACAAAGTGTTGCCTTTCATGAAGTACTATTAAAACAAAACGAAAAAGCAACAAATGATATTAATTCAGACTTTAATAAAAAAGATGGTGATAAAGATCAATTATCTTTAAGAGGAGTAGGAGTAAAATCAATAGTAGAAGATGATTCTGATCCTGTTATGAGATATGAACCATCACACCCTGATGCAAATGATGAAGGTTATGTTGCTTATCCAAATATTAATCCTGTTATTGAAATGATTAATTTATTGGAAGCTAGACGTTCTTATGAAGCAAATGTAACAGCATTTACAACTCATAAGAATATTGATGTGAGAACATTAGATATCTTAAAAGCATAA
- a CDS encoding flagellar hook-length control protein FliK codes for MSEEVKFLNLSKTTQDTKTTSTKAITESKKEGKSLFDTMVDSSAKKIKTSSEEKTTESKTLDSKNTETSKEEVKEKTSKETDTNNLKKESSSNKTEDNTEQNSENKKNQKQNIKEENTENQKDTNKPSTSKTSGSLLDRLVLEANKKIKKNDLEKNGDKTLKNQDSKEVSQKQNSLFEEVVKENKKTDKKSQTEEIDKDNKKSLESKEKVSKDSETNVENKSDKTDKKAKVTDEKVSDEKVKQTQPSLMDELINKAKKEIDGKEKSSTKENKKEIKDSSEKVIKNDKDISTSKIENKVELKENLKNEENEENTAKDKTKVEKNSDLKESSKELSIAKNVDETLDESKTETKNINEVAKKEENKSSEIKEEKTNKTSIETKDTNKKEAEKVVSSDSSKKQVDDLNEESKTKTNNTKEAVLKEEKTVSSENINKKTETNTSTSEVKKESGNLKDLDKEAIVKDEEKVDVKKDSLKESTQDNTKETKPKSLMDQLLKANQPKTVSSDAVETINSKITKNNDLVTNIYLGSQKNSIYNKMLSNKSEAVKIVKEGKSTDDIKKGAEKLELNPKDLSVSKEDAKVVETKHELNKQTEQKVQRDSIDRMLLDQNSKKSSIKNETVSKASNSSNQETTVNLTVSPNATLTIQNRIIGAHQQMSSMMSDIARNMYENYKPPVTAFRINLFPAQLGQIAILMKSDRDSGISISMNMTNSSTLDAVVENQGSLREAINRNFNNQTDVNFEFGMQGGEQGNSSSGNNNEEQHQESQQQHSSSDILDAVNENKNVADDLNYM; via the coding sequence ATGAGTGAAGAAGTAAAATTTTTAAATCTTAGTAAAACTACTCAAGACACAAAAACTACTAGTACTAAAGCTATTACTGAGTCAAAGAAAGAAGGTAAATCTTTATTTGATACAATGGTAGATAGTTCAGCTAAGAAAATTAAAACTTCTTCAGAAGAAAAAACTACAGAATCTAAAACTTTAGATTCTAAAAATACTGAAACTTCAAAAGAAGAAGTTAAAGAAAAAACCTCAAAAGAGACTGACACTAATAATTTAAAAAAAGAGTCTTCAAGTAATAAAACTGAAGATAATACTGAACAAAATAGTGAAAATAAAAAAAATCAAAAACAAAATATTAAAGAAGAAAATACAGAAAATCAAAAAGATACGAATAAACCTTCAACATCAAAAACTAGCGGTTCTTTATTAGATAGATTAGTTTTAGAAGCAAATAAAAAGATTAAAAAGAATGATTTAGAAAAAAATGGTGATAAAACTTTAAAAAACCAAGACTCTAAAGAAGTATCACAAAAGCAAAACTCATTATTTGAAGAAGTTGTAAAAGAAAATAAAAAAACAGATAAAAAAAGTCAAACAGAAGAAATTGACAAAGATAATAAAAAGAGTTTAGAGTCAAAAGAAAAAGTAAGTAAAGATTCAGAAACAAATGTAGAAAACAAGAGTGATAAAACAGATAAAAAAGCAAAAGTTACTGATGAAAAAGTAAGTGATGAGAAAGTAAAACAAACTCAACCTTCTTTGATGGATGAATTAATTAATAAAGCAAAAAAAGAGATAGATGGTAAAGAAAAATCTTCTACAAAAGAAAATAAAAAAGAGATAAAAGATTCTTCAGAAAAAGTAATTAAAAATGATAAAGATATCTCTACTTCAAAGATAGAAAATAAAGTTGAATTAAAAGAAAATCTTAAAAATGAAGAAAATGAAGAAAACACTGCAAAAGATAAAACAAAAGTAGAAAAAAATAGTGATTTAAAAGAGAGTTCAAAAGAGCTTAGTATCGCAAAAAATGTAGATGAAACTTTGGATGAGTCAAAAACAGAGACTAAAAATATAAATGAAGTTGCAAAAAAAGAGGAAAATAAAAGTTCTGAAATAAAAGAAGAAAAAACAAATAAAACTTCTATAGAAACAAAAGATACAAATAAAAAAGAAGCAGAAAAAGTCGTTAGTTCTGATAGTTCAAAAAAACAAGTTGATGATCTAAATGAAGAATCAAAGACTAAAACAAATAATACAAAAGAAGCTGTACTAAAAGAAGAAAAAACTGTTTCTTCTGAGAATATTAATAAAAAAACTGAAACAAATACTTCTACCTCGGAAGTTAAAAAAGAATCAGGTAATTTAAAAGATCTTGATAAAGAAGCTATTGTTAAAGATGAAGAGAAAGTAGATGTTAAAAAAGATTCTTTAAAAGAATCGACACAAGATAATACAAAAGAGACAAAACCTAAGTCTTTAATGGATCAACTTTTAAAGGCAAATCAGCCTAAAACTGTCTCAAGTGATGCTGTAGAAACTATAAATTCTAAAATTACTAAAAATAATGATTTAGTTACAAATATTTATTTAGGTTCACAAAAAAACTCAATTTATAATAAGATGCTTTCTAATAAAAGTGAAGCTGTAAAAATTGTAAAAGAGGGTAAAAGCACTGATGATATAAAAAAAGGTGCTGAGAAACTAGAGTTAAATCCTAAAGATTTATCTGTTTCAAAAGAAGATGCAAAAGTAGTAGAAACGAAACATGAATTAAACAAACAAACAGAACAAAAGGTTCAAAGAGATAGCATTGATAGAATGCTTTTAGACCAAAACAGTAAAAAAAGTTCAATTAAAAATGAAACAGTTTCTAAAGCAAGTAACTCTTCTAATCAAGAAACAACTGTTAATTTAACAGTATCACCAAATGCAACTTTAACTATACAAAATAGAATTATTGGTGCACATCAACAAATGTCATCAATGATGTCTGATATTGCAAGAAATATGTATGAGAATTATAAGCCACCTGTCACTGCATTTAGAATTAATTTATTCCCAGCACAATTAGGTCAAATTGCAATTTTAATGAAAAGTGATAGAGATAGTGGAATTAGTATTTCTATGAATATGACAAACTCTTCAACATTAGATGCTGTTGTAGAAAATCAAGGTTCACTAAGAGAAGCTATTAATAGAAACTTCAATAATCAAACAGATGTAAATTTTGAGTTTGGTATGCAAGGTGGAGAACAAGGTAATTCTTCTTCTGGAAATAACAATGAAGAACAACATCAAGAATCACAACAGCAACACTCTTCATCTGATATTTTAGATGCAGTTAATGAAAATAAAAATGTTGCAGATGACTTAAATTATATGTAA
- a CDS encoding flagellar biosynthetic protein FliR — protein MEQLLSFLNEELLFSSLLLFARILAFVAFMPPVFDHNSVNPTVRVSIAFYLTIFLYPLIEVKGNFTQEAFILSLISEITLGLVASFFLHVIFAAVRIIGEFVEYATALSMASMFDASSGTNTGLVNRLLYLIALMVFFQTGMYEITIIMLVKSFSMVHLGMFNVFSYDGIQIAIDEIQRMFAFAFSFALPLFFIGFILDIYYGYGTKSMPAFSPFVITFQLKFALIFIFLILGMEVFTENLTDYMITKFE, from the coding sequence ATGGAACAACTTTTATCCTTTTTAAATGAAGAGCTACTTTTTAGCTCTTTACTTCTTTTTGCAAGAATCTTAGCTTTTGTTGCTTTTATGCCTCCAGTTTTTGATCACAACTCTGTAAATCCTACAGTAAGAGTTTCTATAGCTTTTTATTTAACAATTTTTTTATATCCACTAATAGAAGTAAAAGGTAATTTTACCCAAGAAGCTTTTATTTTATCATTGATATCTGAAATAACATTAGGTCTTGTAGCTTCTTTCTTTTTGCATGTTATTTTTGCAGCTGTAAGAATTATTGGTGAGTTTGTTGAGTATGCAACTGCATTATCAATGGCAAGTATGTTTGATGCATCAAGTGGAACTAATACAGGTCTTGTAAATAGACTTTTATATTTAATAGCTTTGATGGTTTTCTTCCAAACTGGTATGTATGAAATAACTATAATAATGCTTGTAAAGAGTTTTTCTATGGTTCACTTAGGGATGTTTAATGTTTTTTCATATGATGGAATACAAATTGCAATAGATGAAATACAAAGAATGTTTGCTTTTGCATTCTCTTTTGCCTTACCTCTATTTTTTATTGGGTTTATATTGGATATATATTATGGGTATGGAACTAAATCAATGCCAGCTTTTTCTCCTTTTGTAATTACTTTTCAGCTAAAGTTTGCATTAATATTTATATTTTTGATTTTAGGTATGGAAGTTTTTACAGAAAATTTAACAGATTATATGATAACTAAGTTTGAGTAG
- the flhB gene encoding flagellar biosynthesis protein FlhB, with protein MADEEEKTEEPTQKKIDDAKEKGNVPKSMEVTGAAVLLFGSVYLLFFSGFTFESIKKLMLFSYGFMGQEMNSTVFYSIVYTFVMTAVKALLPLFALVVLLALVTNWSQFGFIITPLKIDLQKLDPIKGLKNVFALKKGLEALKLSLKLTIIIIVMFIVLALTHKAFLAMMDKEFYATFNTIINLIIYFLAAILLIIIIFAIIDFFFTRHYYFKSLKMSKQEIKDEFKNMEGDPQVKGRIRKIQMQMHQKRMMNDVPDADVVITNPSHYAVALRYDNTRDNAPKVVAKGIDFIALKIKDVARENDVPIIENPALARSLFSQIEVDQEIPAEFYKALAEIFSYVFELKKKKR; from the coding sequence ATGGCAGACGAAGAAGAAAAAACCGAAGAACCCACCCAGAAAAAAATAGATGATGCCAAAGAAAAAGGTAATGTTCCTAAATCAATGGAAGTTACAGGGGCAGCAGTACTACTTTTTGGTTCAGTTTATTTATTATTCTTTTCTGGTTTTACCTTTGAATCAATAAAAAAGTTAATGTTGTTTTCTTATGGTTTCATGGGTCAAGAAATGAATTCTACAGTATTTTATTCAATAGTATATACTTTTGTTATGACAGCTGTGAAGGCACTTTTACCACTTTTTGCATTAGTTGTTTTATTAGCATTGGTAACAAATTGGAGTCAATTTGGTTTTATCATAACTCCTTTAAAAATTGACCTTCAAAAGTTGGATCCAATCAAAGGTTTAAAAAATGTATTTGCATTAAAAAAAGGCTTAGAAGCATTAAAGTTATCTCTTAAATTAACAATTATTATTATCGTGATGTTTATAGTTTTAGCTTTAACCCATAAAGCCTTCCTAGCTATGATGGATAAAGAGTTTTATGCGACATTCAATACTATTATAAATCTGATTATATATTTTTTAGCAGCAATTCTTCTAATTATAATAATTTTTGCTATAATAGACTTCTTTTTTACTAGACATTATTATTTTAAATCTTTAAAAATGAGTAAACAAGAAATTAAAGATGAATTTAAAAATATGGAGGGTGACCCTCAAGTAAAAGGACGAATTCGTAAGATACAAATGCAAATGCATCAAAAAAGAATGATGAATGATGTTCCTGATGCAGACGTTGTAATTACAAATCCAAGTCATTATGCAGTAGCGTTAAGATATGATAACACTAGAGATAATGCACCTAAAGTAGTAGCAAAAGGTATTGATTTTATTGCTTTAAAAATTAAAGATGTTGCAAGAGAAAATGATGTTCCTATTATAGAAAATCCTGCTCTTGCAAGATCTTTATTTTCTCAGATTGAAGTTGATCAAGAGATACCAGCAGAGTTTTATAAAGCCTTGGCTGAAATATTCTCTTATGTATTTGAATTGAAAAAAAAGAAAAGGTAG